Part of the Candidatus Binatia bacterium genome is shown below.
GCTGCACAGCTTGGGATCCAGGCGAACCACTTTGCGCCGCACGAACGGGCAGACGCATTCGCCGTGGTGTTGCTCGATCCAGTCGATGACGTCGCCCTGTCGCTGGATATCGACCTGGCTCGGCCCGGCGGTGCGCATGGCATGAAGGAACTCATCCAGCTCCATCGGGATGCGCAGATCGCTGAGCTTGAGAAAGGCGCCGACGCAGGTCCGGGCTTGGGCCTGCATGAGTCTCTCGGCAGATGGATCGTCGAGCTTGTAGATGGCTTCGTAGAGGCCACAGGTGAGCGTATCCTGGAAATCGCGAATGAGATTCTGGATCCAATCCGGTGCCGGCCCTTGTTCGTCAGCCATGGCCCAATCTCTTCCTACCTGCGGCTCTCGGTGAAGATCCCGGAAGTCTCAGGTTTGAAACGTTCGAGCAGGAAGCGCTCCTGGGGTTTCTCCGACGCAGTCTTCGGAATCTCGTCAACAACCTGGAGGCGTCAGCTGCCGGCGGCCGCCGCGGCATACTGCTGGTCGGCATCGAAAAATGCGATGGCAAACCGTACCAGTGCAGGGAAGAACGGAGGGCACTCCTGCTTGGCCAGCCGCGCCTGCATGCGCGGCAGCCACCTGCACAGGTGGCGCGCCAAAAAATCGCGTTCGGCCCGCAGCAGCGACGACGGGTCGAGACCTTGTTGGCGCAGCTCCGTCTCCCGGAAGGTCAGGTAGTGCAGGAACTCCAGCTCGGTGGTGATGTGGTCCGGCAGCTCGTGCATCTGCGGCGACAGACGGAGATGGAAGTAATTGTAGAACCGCGTCGCATCTTCCATCGTCTTCATCCGGTCGCCGATGTACACGCCGCCGTAGAGCGGACAGGGCGGACCGGCGGCACCGACATCGAACAAACGGATGTACTCCGACTCGAAGTCGGCGTACGGGATCTCGGCACCGCCCAGGTCGAGCCGGGCCACGTCGCTGAGGTCGTAAGGCAACGCCGCGCAGGTCCCGGCCACGGTGGCCGCGAAGATGCCGTCGGCGACGGCGGTGAAGAAGTCCTCGTCAGGAAACGCAAACGCCATCACCAACAGCTGATAGAGCCGCGACCGGTTGGCGGTGATCGGCTCGGACGCTGTGTCGAGACTGAGGAGCTCCATCCTTATGCCTTACGCGGCTCGAGATCAGCGGGGTCCTTGGTGAACGGGCCGAACAGGCTCTTCCACTCGTAGACGATGAGGATGTCCAGCAACTCCGATTTGCCTCCCGCCTTGGTCTTGGCCATCTCCGCCTTGAGCGTCTCCAGCGACTTCTCCACCTTGTCGCCGAACAAATACTTCAGGTACTCGGTGGGAATACGGGGTTTCGACTCGTCGATGTTGCCTTCGGCATCGAAGCGCGGCGGCGAGATGGGCGGCACGTAATACACATTCGGTTGCGTACCCGCCTCGGGATGGAGCGGTAAGGCCACCTCGTATTTCTTCACCAGCTTGTAGATCGGACCGTTCTCATCATCAAGGAAGCCGACGAAGCGCAAGCGGCCCGGGCACTGGCGGGCGCAGGCCGGGGCCACGCCTTTCTCGACGCGCGGGAAGCAGAAGATACACTTCTGCGAGATCTGGCGGACGTGGTTGAAATAGATCTTCTTGTACGGGCAGGCCTCCATGCAGAAGCGGTAGCCCTTGCAGCGATCCTCACTGATCAGCACGATCCCGTCTTCTTTGCGCTTGTAGATGGCGTTGCGCGGGCAGGCTTCCAGGCAGGCAGGGTTGGTGCAGTGATTACAGATGCGCGGCACGTAGAA
Proteins encoded:
- a CDS encoding molecular chaperone TorD family protein, producing the protein MELLSLDTASEPITANRSRLYQLLVMAFAFPDEDFFTAVADGIFAATVAGTCAALPYDLSDVARLDLGGAEIPYADFESEYIRLFDVGAAGPPCPLYGGVYIGDRMKTMEDATRFYNYFHLRLSPQMHELPDHITTELEFLHYLTFRETELRQQGLDPSSLLRAERDFLARHLCRWLPRMQARLAKQECPPFFPALVRFAIAFFDADQQYAAAAAGS
- a CDS encoding 4Fe-4S dicluster domain-containing protein; protein product: MAEQPTPTEEQKAQRAKELTAEAKNQKALLKKSDRQVAMVFDLNKCLGCQTCVVACKTLWTREEGMEYMWWATVNTLPGKGTPKDWEKMGGGFRGEEPQSGKLPTKAEFGEAWDFNYDEVFFGGKGNAVHLQPSGNPEWGPNWDEDQGAGQYPNSFYFYVPRICNHCTNPACLEACPRNAIYKRKEDGIVLISEDRCKGYRFCMEACPYKKIYFNHVRQISQKCIFCFPRVEKGVAPACARQCPGRLRFVGFLDDENGPIYKLVKKYEVALPLHPEAGTQPNVYYVPPISPPRFDAEGNIDESKPRIPTEYLKYLFGDKVEKSLETLKAEMAKTKAGGKSELLDILIVYEWKSLFGPFTKDPADLEPRKA